A genomic stretch from Dyella sp. M7H15-1 includes:
- the msrA gene encoding peptide-methionine (S)-S-oxide reductase MsrA, translating into MKLPRLIHVFALGSLTACTVMAGNTNLPDPDIDVAKVSTHNTETAVLAGGCFWGMQSVFEHVKGVRQVWAGYSGGDADTAHYDDVSDGYTGHAESVKIQFDPAVISYGQLLKVYFAVAHNPTQLNRQGPDTGTQYRSEIFYANAEQQKIAQAYITQLNAAKVFDASIVTMVQPLKAFYPAESYHQDYARNHPDDMYIVINDAPKVARLKQMYPALYQPEQQMVEVKL; encoded by the coding sequence ATGAAACTCCCCCGCCTGATCCATGTATTCGCCCTCGGTAGCCTCACCGCCTGTACCGTCATGGCAGGCAACACCAACCTCCCCGACCCCGACATCGACGTCGCCAAGGTCAGCACGCACAACACCGAAACCGCAGTACTCGCCGGCGGGTGCTTCTGGGGCATGCAATCGGTGTTCGAACACGTGAAAGGCGTGCGGCAGGTTTGGGCCGGCTATAGCGGTGGCGATGCCGATACGGCACATTATGACGATGTGAGCGATGGTTATACCGGTCACGCCGAATCAGTGAAGATCCAGTTCGATCCGGCCGTGATCAGCTATGGCCAACTGCTGAAGGTGTATTTCGCGGTAGCGCACAATCCGACCCAGCTCAATCGGCAAGGCCCGGATACGGGTACGCAGTACCGCTCGGAAATCTTCTACGCCAATGCGGAGCAGCAGAAAATTGCACAGGCGTATATCACACAACTCAATGCGGCCAAAGTCTTCGATGCATCCATCGTGACGATGGTACAACCGCTGAAGGCGTTTTATCCGGCAGAGTCCTACCATCAAGATTACGCGCGCAATCATCCGGATGACATGTATATCGTGATCAACGATGCGCCGAAGGTGGCCCGGTTGAAGCAGATGTATCCAGCGTTGTATCAGCCCGAGCAGCAGATGGTTGAGGTGAAGCTTTGA